The nucleotide sequence CCTCAAGTGCTGTCTATATATTTGTtcgaaaaaaataataaattaataaaacatACATAAAAACGGGGTAAATGACATTTCTTAGTGAATACCATAATTCAACATACACATTCtacgataaatatataaatataaatgtaaataaaaatgtaaatataaatacaaatacaataCAAATAAAGACTTATACTTAGACCATGAATAACCCTGTCTGTGACGTCACATGCAGATTgttcactttttggccaaaaagtgcaatctgcctgtgacgtggcagtgtcaccctttgacaccaaaataaccctgacgcccctccagtgtcaaataggtcccaccagttttattttttctttttttattttattatgaatacaaattatattatatataattaaaaacatataaaaattaaccattacataaaatttaaccattacataaaatttaaccattacataaaatttaactATTACATAAATTTAACCATTCATGGTGCGGAATGCGGACATAAGGTTCCAAATATGCTCAACTAGATCATCGGTTAGTTGGTCGTGCACCGTCCTATCTCTTATTTCTCGGATGATAACGTCTTGATCCCGTCCTCTATTCGGTATCCGTTCTGGACGATTCTCCATATCTTTGGTAATGAACTCTTCCTCCCAATCACTTAACGCAAATCCTTGATCTTCCAAAATCATATTATGTAATATGATACAACAGTCCATAACTCTCCGCATCTTGTTTTCCGACATAGTGCGTGCTGCTAACCTTAAAATATGATATCGACCTTGAAGAACCCCAAATGCCCTCGCTACATCCTTTCGGGCACTAGCTTGAAACCTAGTAAACTTAATCCTTGGATCATCTGTCGGACACGCAAAACCTTTGACTAGAGTAGCCCAGTCAGGATATATACCGTCAGCTAGGTAATAGCCTTTTGTGTACTGATTACCGTTTACCTCAAATGGTGCTAGTGGAGATGTTCCTTTTTTAAGTTTATCAAAAACATAGGATTGATTCAAAACATTTATATCATTGTTGGAACCCGCCATTTCAAAAAATGCATGCCAAATCCACAAGTCATACGAAGCAACTGCTTGAAGCATAATGGTAGGTTTCTTGTGATCACCCCTAGTGTATTGTCCCTTCAAAGCAACAGGACAATTCTTCcactcccaatgcatacaatcaatactctCGAGCATACCCTTAAAATCATGTTTCTCCTCATGTTTACTATATAATCGTTGAACATCGTATGCATTGGGAGATCTCATGTAACGTTCTTTGTATAATGTAATAATACATTTACAAAAGTTATCTAAACAAAGTATTGAGGTTTGCTCACTCATTTTTAAATATTCATCAAACATATCGGCGGCAGTTTCATACGCCAATTGGCGTAGAGCCGAAGTCATTTTTTGCAatattgtaaaagtcggccgaccgaTAGCATCAAAATGTTCCCTAAAAAATCTAAAATGCTCGGGAGTATCATGAGAATCGAAATTAGAAATACCTTGCGATATTCGGAGAAATAGTTCAATCCGCATACGAAAACGCCTTTTAAATTTATATGGCGGAAACACGGGTGTGTCACTAAAATAATCCTTCCATAAGTTTTCTCCGGCTTCTTCACGatttcttggaatataaattcgTGATCTTGGAACACGCTCGGATTCGACTTCGTCATCCTCATCTTCTAAATGTTGAATTAGTGCAATAATACGTCCGTCTTCCGAATCGGAATCGTAACTAAGTAAATACGATGCCATGAAAGAAAAATAATTGATAGATAAGAAAGAAAATTGTATGAAATAATTGATAGAAATGAAAGAAAAATAAAGGGAAATGGTGTGTTAAAAGTATAGAATGTATGagtttatatagataaaaatatatagaattttaaaaaaaaattaaaaaacacaAAAATAGCCGTTTGCCAACGGTTTTATTTTTCAGCCAATCCACATCTGACACGTATCCCTGACGCTTCCTCTCTCTTCCGTGAAAAACTTGACTAAGCCCCGTCCGCGTCACCGGTAACGCCCCACTAGGGGCGTTAGAGGGGCGTCACCCAATGCCAACAGGTCTGACGGGACCCTCTGACGCCGCGTTAAAATTGTTTTTATAAATACTCCAATAATAAGTTTCCAATTTCCACCGAATCTTGTCTATTCGCATTTAATTTAAAATTAGTACACACCAACAATACTGTCATGCTCATGATAAAATCCCTTTCCGAAAATTGACCAAACCCTACTCAAAAAGATCAAGAAAACATTTGAATCCAGGAAAGTATCAAAACGACAATACCCATTTACACACAATATATTCatagatacagatatatataccAATCAAAACAACCCATTTGTAAAAACCATTCCTTTAAAGATCTTATTGATTGATCCACAAAACGGAGCCTGTTCTTGCTGTTTGTGTGTTTAAACTAACTGGGTTTAGTTTAATTGTTTATCTTCATTGATTTCACCAAAACACAACTGATTTTGATAATTctattgaattaaaaaaaaaaatgcaaaaaaaGAGATGGAAGAAATTAGGGTTCATGAGGAGAATGCTAACGTGCGCCATTGCTTTGATTTCATTGGTGGCTCTGTTTTCTGCTCATTTGCATCTTTTTTTCCCTCCTTCACAACTGTCTGTGCTTCCTGATCCTTACAAGCTACCAAAGGTGATtccttttttatttaatttttataattaattgattatgattattatttattgaTGGGTCCAACTAGGGTTTTAATTTTCTTGAATTTTTTTGCTTTGTTTGGCTGTTCAGTTAGTTTACTATTGCTGCTAAAAGTTTCTGTTTATTTTGGGCAATTAAGCTTTATGAGGACTATATATATGTTGTTCATTTGCAACAAATTCTGTTTATTGAAATGTTAAATCACTAAAAAAGGTTACTTATTTGGGAAAATCAGTGCTAACTACAGGCATATAGTAATGTAGTTTTAGATAAGGTGTTGttgtaattatttataattaattatgtGTAATATTTTGTATTTGTAAGATGCAAAACTCTAGTTTGTCCTGTTTCTTGAATTATTGTATACAAATGTCACAATATTGGTTCAATTTTTGGGTTTTGTCCTAATTTTGAACTGATATTGTCTGCTTTGGATTGTAAAAATTGGAAATTATTAGCATAACAAATGTTCTCATTGGTTTTTGTGTGGGCTCCACACACATTTAAACTTTGAATGAACACTGAATATCTTGGTTAATGCAATATGTAGCAACATGAAATGCAATACCAAAAGTTGAGCAAAGAGCAAAGCTTGATTAGTCCCCATTTGTCAAAACCTCTCAAGGTTAATTTTTTAACTCAACTTTTAACTTTTAATCTCCCATTGATCATTCTATTTCTAACTTGTAAATACAAGGAATCTTATCTAGCGTTTAACGTTTAGTATAAATATTTAGCTATAAATAT is from Rutidosis leptorrhynchoides isolate AG116_Rl617_1_P2 chromosome 10, CSIRO_AGI_Rlap_v1, whole genome shotgun sequence and encodes:
- the LOC139870315 gene encoding protein ALP1-like — encoded protein: MASYLLSYDSDSEDGRIIALIQHLEDEDDEVESERVPRSRIYIPRNREEAGENLWKDYFSDTPVFPPYKFKRRFRMRIELFLRISQGISNFDSHDTPEHFRFFREHFDAIGRPTFTILQKMTSALRQLAYETAADMFDEYLKMSEQTSILCLDNFCKCIITLYKERYMRSPNAYDVQRLYSKHEEKHDFKGMLESIDCMHWEWKNCPVALKGQYTRGDHKKPTIMLQAVASYDLWIWHAFFEMAGSNNDINVLNQSYVFDKLKKGTSPLAPFEVNGNQYTKGYYLADGIYPDWATLVKGFACPTDDPRIKFTRFQASARKDVARAFGVLQGRYHILRLAARTMSENKMRRVMDCCIILHNMILEDQGFALSDWEEEFITKDMENRPERIPNRGRDQDVIIREIRDRTVHDQLTDDLVEHIWNLMSAFRTMNG